The Dehalogenimonas sp. 4OHTPN genome window below encodes:
- a CDS encoding glutaredoxin family protein, giving the protein MARVTVTGKNKGDILLFALSTCVWCGKTKKLLDDLGVAYTYEYVDLLTGGERDAAVQELSKWNPSKSFPTLVFNNDKTIVGFREAEIKEALK; this is encoded by the coding sequence ATGGCTCGTGTTACAGTTACCGGCAAGAACAAGGGCGATATCCTGTTATTTGCCCTGTCCACCTGTGTCTGGTGCGGTAAGACCAAGAAACTATTAGACGATCTGGGGGTCGCCTATACATATGAGTATGTTGATCTGTTGACCGGCGGCGAACGGGACGCGGCTGTTCAAGAATTGAGCAAGTGGAATCCCTCCAAGTCTTTCCCGACTCTCGTTTTCAATAATGATAAAACCATCGTCGGCTTCCGGGAGGCGGAGATCAAAGAGGCGTTGAAATGA
- a CDS encoding ferredoxin-thioredoxin reductase catalytic domain-containing protein, producing MTEKPGTRAVDRLYETLDADARQGGYNLNPEAEFTRSLVEGLLTNTARYGYQACPCRLASGERAQDLDIICPCDYRDPDLNDYGACFCALYVSAEVLQGKRKLGSVPERRGKLVEKKEDITGCGALIKLSQPVWRCKVCGYLCGREEPPEVCPICKASKERFERFV from the coding sequence ATGACCGAGAAACCTGGCACCAGGGCGGTTGACCGGCTGTATGAAACGCTCGACGCGGATGCGCGGCAGGGAGGCTACAACCTGAACCCTGAAGCCGAGTTCACGCGTTCGCTAGTTGAGGGCTTACTAACTAATACCGCCCGTTACGGCTACCAGGCCTGTCCCTGCCGACTAGCCTCCGGGGAACGCGCCCAAGACCTGGATATAATCTGCCCCTGCGACTACCGGGACCCTGATCTGAACGATTATGGCGCCTGTTTTTGTGCCCTGTACGTCTCCGCCGAGGTGCTACAGGGCAAGCGGAAGCTTGGGTCGGTGCCTGAAAGGAGAGGCAAATTGGTTGAAAAAAAGGAAGATATAACCGGTTGTGGAGCCCTCATCAAACTTTCTCAGCCGGTATGGCGCTGCAAAGTTTGCGGCTACCTGTGCGGCCGGGAGGAACCGCCGGAGGTCTGCCCGATTTGCAAAGCGTCCAAAGAACGGTTCGAGCGCTTCGTATAA